A portion of the Candida dubliniensis CD36 chromosome R, complete sequence genome contains these proteins:
- a CDS encoding polyamine transporter, putative (Similar to S. cerevisiae TPO4): MGFFGTSKEEESKLRQAVLTTSDTRQSFSSNTESSVYETADEMDSQVSPNIDDVDQEKDIEAVNANEINHNENSGATNAISQGDDDSTVQDHEYSVNQISDSNEDSDGSIPMNFSGVDGDKEEEEEEEEEEEENRLNREYTIERIKSHKSLEAAAEEQIKEEESLIHPHSSTSTTFDKEKIYTVDELSYDGPDDKDNPHNWPKWKKWMITYTAAILCLVCSLGSSMYTGSVPEIMVRFGASQELCLAGLTFYLLGLAFGPALSGPLSEVFGRKPLYMFSLPIAMLFTMGVGLAKNVRTILVLRFFCGFFSSPALAVASGTISDCWAINPAEQSFAVALFCLCPFLGPVLGPIIGGFASEHKGWQWASAWVLLMFFGAVWPFTIILPETYKPIILARKAQKKGMKVEVPKLNIAFVKKVIKFNLFMPLKLLIEEPIVLVLSVYISFIFAVLFGFFEAFPVIFRGVYHMDLGISGLPFISVGIGLFLGVMTYVILDKTIFFPKNPDGSRGKRDADGNFIWGVPEEKLLNGKIGAPFLPIALFWLGWSGRNDSVHWMAPTASGVFFGYGLILVFFSVVSYFSMSFPPIYVASAIAANNLLRYTLASVFPLFTVQCFENLGIGWAGSLFAFIALVMVPVPYVFGYFGPYLRARSKFGYAAYFKKLEEQKELQAAADAERKKASNKQEQSVNSSADEVEMTLESEKAVAEKV; this comes from the coding sequence ATGGGTTTTTTTGGAACTTCAAAAGAGGAAGAATCTAAGCTTAGACAAGCAGTCTTAACAACTTCTGACACAAGACAGTCATTTTCATCCAACACAGAGTCATCTGTTTACGAAACTGCTGATGAGATGGACAGTCAAGTGTCACCAAATATTGACGATGTCGATCAGGAAAAAGACATTGAAGCAGTCAATGCTAATGAAATCAACCACAATGAGAACTCAGGTGCTACCAATGCCATTTCTCAAGGAGATGACGACAGTACCGTACAAGATCACGAATATAGTGTGAATCAAATAAGTGATTCAAACGAAGATTCCGATGGCTCCATTCCAATGAATTTTTCTGGTGTTGATGGCgacaaagaagaagaagaagaagaagaagaagaagaagaagaaaacagATTGAACAGAGAATATACAATTGAGAGAATCAAGTCTCATAAATCGCTTGAGGCTGCTGCTGAAGAGCAGatcaaagaagaagaatcgTTAATTCATCCCCATTCTTCAACTAGTACTACGTTTGACAAAGAAAAGATCTATACTGTTGATGAGTTGCTGTATGATGGACCAGATGATAAAGACAATCCACATAATTGGccaaaatggaaaaaatgGATGATCACGTACACAGCAGCTATTTTATGTCTTGTGTGTTCTTTGGGTTCTTCAATGTACACCGGTAGTGTTCCAGAAATAATGGTGAGATTTGGTGCCTCACAAGAATTGTGTCTTGCTGGGCTTACATTTTACTTACTTGGATTAGCATTTGGTCCAGCTTTATCTGGTCCTTTATCTGAAGTATTTGGTCGTAAGCCATTGTACATGTTTTCCTTACCAATTGCGATGCTATTTACCATGGGTGTTGGATTAGCAAAAAACGTCCGAACTATTTTGGTGTTGCGTTTCTTTTGTGGGTTTTTTTCCAGTCCAGCTTTAGCGGTGGCAAGTGGTACGATTTCCGACTGCTGGGCCATCAACCCTGCGGAACAATCCTTTGCTGTTGCCTTATTCTGTTTATGTCCCTTCTTGGGTCCAGTTTTAGGACCAATTATTGGTGGGTTTGCTAGTGAACATAAAGGTTGGCAGTGGGCCTCTGCTTGGGTGTTATTGATGTTTTTCGGTGCCGTGTGGCCATTCACCATCATTCTTCCTGAGACTTATAAGCCTATCATTTTAGCAAGAAAGGCACAGAAGAAAGGCATGAAAGTGGAAGTgccaaaattgaatattgcTTTTGTTAAGAAAgttatcaaattcaacttGTTTATGCCTTTGAAGTTGCTCATTGAAGAGCCAATTGTGCTAGTATTGTCGGTGtatatttcatttatatttgCTGTCTTGTTTGGGTTCTTTGAGGCTTTCCCAGTCATTTTTAGAGGAGTTTATCATATGGATCTTGGTATTTCTGGGTTGCCTTTCATTTCAGTTGGAATTGGTTTGTTCCTTGGAGTGATGACGTATGTCATTTTGGACAAAACCATTTTCTTCCCAAAGAATCCAGATGGATCTCGTGGTAAACGTGATGCTGACGGTAACTTTATTTGGGGTGTACCAGAGGAAAAGTTGTTAAACGGTAAAATTGGAGCACCATTCTTGCCAATTGCATTGTTTTGGTTGGGATGGAGTGGTAGAAACGACTCGGTTCATTGGATGGCACCAACAGCTAGTGGCGTGTTTTTTGGATATGGGTTAATCTTGGTGTTTTTCTCAGTCGTTCTGTACTTTTCCATGTCATTCCCTCCGATTTACGTTGCCTCTGCCATTGCAGCCAATAATTTATTGAGATACACATTGGCATCTGTGTTTCCTCTTTTCACAGTGCAGTGTTTTGAGAATTTGGGAATAGGTTGGGCAGGATCTCTTTTTGCATTTATTGCCTTAGTAATGGTTCCCGTCCCATACGTGTTTGGATACTTTGGTCCATATCTTAGAGCAAGAAGTAAGTTTGGTTATGCTGCttatttcaagaaattagaAGAACAAAAGGAATTACAGGCTGCTGCTGATGCCGAAAGGAAAAAGGCAAGTaataaacaagaacaaTCTGTTAATAGTTCAGCTGATGAAGTTGAAATGACTTTAGAATCTGAAAAGGCTGTTGCTGAAAAAGTGTGA
- a CDS encoding nucleus export protein, putative (Similar to S. cerevisiae BRL1) — protein sequence MPSHATNVYNDIDAGMLLSSLSLNERSNNDRDLKIEEVYDNIYDDPMDIDDTDDLSNHMEIDDTTFEIDNVKGDDFGTGTESDDKDISEEAQQEDGLFSLLSPTLMGAKLAIKKPLLLMPPPTVLEPSNAKAESTLPDVDYEYDTSSFTPMKNDAMITRKANTSTFQPSNINLFLSHSNEMPSGQSLGEYQNLHSNYQQPVTIHNHHHHYYYNNKDDSVSSAPPRNSNLQSLEQEKRNLQMQQYKQQLEERQLYLQEYQRNNQILLPSPWQHNISPIERIPYLLMSYLQMLINFIASLYGIYLVYCLFQTINTDIKSKVEQQQTNLMISIESCRRSYYQNGCDDKDNLVPLLVSKCQKFEKCMKQDPYKLSNISIMSAEIIGMIINSLIEPLSLKFYLFMLGFILIIFACNFTFGYIRAKAYYGGSTKYGHEKLD from the coding sequence ATGCCTAGTCATGCTACTAATGTatataatgatattgatgctGGAATGCTTCTACTGTCTTTGTCGTTAAACGAGAGATCAAATAATGACAGAGACTTGAAGATTGAAGAAGTATACGACAACATTTATGATGACCCAAtggatattgatgataCAGATGATTTATCCAATCACATGGAAATAGACGATACCACTTTTGAGATAGATAACGTCAAGGGTGATGATTTTGGAACTGGAACGGAAAGTGACGATAAAGATATTAGTGAAGAAGCACAACAGGAAGATGGattgttttctttattatctCCTACGTTAATGGGAGCAAAACTTGCAATTAAGAAACCATTACTATTAATGCCTCCACCAACAGTTTTGGAACCATCTAACGCAAAAGCTGAAAGTACACTTCCCGATGTAGATTATGAATATGACACTAGTTCATTCACCCCTATGAAAAACGATGCAATGATTACCCGAAAAGCCAACACTAGTACATTTCAACCAAGCAATATAAACTTATTTTTATCCCACAGCAATGAAATGCCACTGGGTCAACTGTTGGGCGAGTATCAAAACTTACATAGCAATTATCAACAGCCAGTGACTATCCAtaatcatcaccatcattattattataacaATAAAGATGACTCAGTATCATCAGCGCCACCTCGCAATAGTAATTTACAATCACTCGAAcaagagaaaagaaatttgcAAATGCAACAATACAAACAGCAATTAGAGGAGCGTCAGTTGTACTTACAAGAGTATCAACGTAATAACCAAATACTTTTACCTTCCCCTTGGCAGCATAATATATCACCAATAGAAAGAATTCCTTATTTGTTGATGTCATACTTACAAATGCTTATAAATTTCATTGCTTCATTGTATGGTATATAtcttgtttattgtttgtttcagACGATAAATACGGAcataaaatcaaaagtagagcaacaacaaacgAATTTGATGATTAGCATCGAGTCCTGTCGCCGATCGTATTACCAGAACGGTTGTGACGATAAAGATAACTTGGTCCCATTGTTGGTATCCAAATGTCAAAAATTTGAGAAATGTATGAAACAGGACCCTTACAAATTGAGtaatatttcaataatgaGTGCtgaaattattggaatGATCATCAATTCGTTAATTGAACCTTTGAGTTTAAAATTTTACTTGTTTATGTTGGGATTcatattaattatatttgcGTGTAACTTTACGTTTGGATACATTCGAGCCAAAGCATATTATGGTGGTAGTACCAAGTATGGCCATGAAAAACTCGATTAG